CGCGACGATGTGTTTCTGGCGACCAAAGTGTGGGCAGACAGCCTCGCACCCGACGACGTGCTCCGGACGACTCGTGAGAGTCTCGACCGACTCGGAACCGACTACGTGGACCTGCTGTACGTGCACCGCCCGATAGAGACGTACGACCCACCCGAGACGCTGGCCGCGTTCGACGAACTCGTCGACGACGGACTCGTGCGCGCCGTTGGCGTGAGCAACTTCACCGTCGCCGAACTGGACGAGGCACTCGACCTGTTGGACGCGCCGCTGGTCGCCCACCAGACAGAGTACCACCCGTTGTTCCAGCGCCCCGAACTCCTCGAACACGCCGAAGAACACGGCTACAGCGTCGTTGCGTACTCACCGCTCGCGGGTGGACAGGTCCGCGACGTTGCGGAAGTCGTCTCGGTTGCAGAGAAACACGACGTCACTCCTGAGTCTGTGAGTCTGGCGTGGTTGGCCGCAAAGGGTGTCTGTGTCATCCCGAAAGCATCGAGTGAGCGACACCTGAGAGCGAATCTCGAAGCAGTCGATATCGACCTCGATGCAGAAGATATCGCCGCCATCGACGCTGTGGAGCGCGAAGTCGAACTCTACCCTGAGTGAGCGACGTGACACTCCGTTCGGGCTGGAAATATCATCGATGATACCTGTCCCGGAACGGTTATAATAGGAGGTACGGTGTGTCCGACCATGCGGATTCCGAGTGGGGTAAGCGGGTTCGACGAACTCATCCAGGGTGGCTTCCTTCCACGACGCCTGTACGTGCTGAGTGGACCGCCGGGGAGTGGAAAGACGACGTTCACGGCGCAGTTCATCGCCGAAGGACTTCGAAATGGCGAGCAGTGCATGTACATCACCATGCACGAGACCGAAGACGAACTTGTCAACGACATGTCTAGCTTCGACTTCGGCTTCGAGACGCTCACGAATTCAGATGGCTTCCGATACATCAACCTCGTGAGCCCCAAGGGGAAACATCTCCTCAATCAGTTCTCACAGAGTGGCAGCACATCGAGTGTCCAGAGTCTCACAGACAAGATTGTCGCCTTCGTCAACTCTCGACAGGTCGACCGTCTCGTCATCGACTCGACGATGCTTCTTCGACTGTTCTTCGCCAACGGGTCCGAAGAGATGACGCGGTTCCTCACCGCACTCAAACAGGGCGACGCGACGACGCTCCTCATCTCGGAGATGACCGACCCGTCGTCGTACGCCGACGAGCACTTCCTCGCACACGGTGTCATCTTCTTCCACAACTACCTCGAAGCGACGGGGATGACCCGAGGGATTCAGGTCATCAAGATGCGCGGGACGAACATCGACTGCGATATCCGGTCGCTTTCCTTCACCGACAACGGGCTCGTCGTAGACCCCCGGTCGAAGGTCGACCTCTAAGGACCCATGTACGAACGGACTTTCGGCACAGATTGGCGAACGATATCGGACGAAGAGGGGATTCGACGGATGTACGCTCTCGGTGTCTCCACCGCGCTTGGCTCACCGAATCCGGGTGAGTTCGAGCGAATTCGTCGGCAGGCGAGCACCGCCTACGGGCGGAGCGTCCTCCAACTCTCGTTCGAAGAGGGAAAGCAGCGTGTCGCCCGCAACAGAGGCGAGTACGACACGAAACAGGACTTGTGGGACGCGCTCGTCGACGAAGAGACCACACCCGCCACGACGGGACGTGCCGACGTCGGCATGCGAACGCCCACGGACAAACAGGGCGTTCCCGAGGCCGTCAGTCGAATCGACGTGCTCGACGCGCAGTCAGACGAGTTCGCTCGGCTTCGACTTCCTGACTTCCTCCGGCGCGAGTAGCCGACGCGGCTTTCTTTCTTCGCTCCGTCTGTTTACGTATGAGCGACGCTGAATTCACCCTCTCCGAGTCTGAGTGGCGAGATCGACTCTCGAAAGACGCGTATCGCGTCCTCCGAGAGCAGGGGACCGAACCGCGGTTCTCCGGCGAACACGTCGACCGTTCCGACGACGGCGTCTACCGATGTGTCGGGTGCGGGGCCGAGTTGTTCACTTCGGACACGAAGTACGACTCTCACTGTGGGTGGCCGAGTTTCTACGCCGCCAACGACTCGAACATCGAACTTCGCCGCGACCTGAGTCACGGCATGGACCGCACTGAAGTCGTGTGTTCGTCGTGTGGTGGCCACCTCGGCCACGTCTTCGACGACGGTCCACAACCGACGGGAAAGCGCTACTGTATCAACTCGGTGGTGCTCGACTTCGACCCCGACGCAGACGACGCGTAGGCAGAGACTCCCGACCCAACGGTCCGGCGATACGAACGAAACACGTCGAATTCGGGCGGTTAGGACACGTCTAACCACGAGAATGTCACGGTAGCCGACTCGTACCAAACAGGGATACCGACGTAGGAGTAGCATGTCTCGTGGCTACTCCACCACCTACCACGCTCCTCGGCGACGCTCCTCGTTCACACCGTACGTACTCGTCGTCGGTGGACTCCTCCTGTTTTGTGTGGCTATCCTCGCACCGGTCGCCGACCTCTCTGCTGGACTCTCCGTCGCGAGTCTAACGACCAACGCCGGCGCCATCGCACTCGATGGCCGAACCCTCGTCGTCAGTGGTGGGCTCTTACTCATCAGCGCTGTGTCCACGCTGTTTGGACTCCTCCTCTTGCTGATTCGACTCAAGTAGCCGGCAGAGGGCGCTCGGAACGTAGCCACCGCGCACGGGTCACAGACTCACAAATCGAGACGTAGAACGACGCCCTGTCGCAGGAAAACGGAAGTCTCTGTACTCGTCGCACCCGGTCCACTCGTGGGATGCCGTCCGTGGTGTGTGGTTAGTTGGCTTTGATTGGAGTCGCCAGAACCGGAATGTCCGACTCGATGACGACCGACCGCGAGACACTCCCGAGGATGTTGTCTTCGAAGCGGGCGTGCGTTCCCATGGCGATGAGGCCCGCGTCGATCTCGCTGGCGTAGTCGAGAATCTCGTCGGCCGGGTCTCCACGGCGAAGCGAAAGTTCGGCGTCGACTCCGAACTCCGTCATCGTCTCTTGTGCCGTTTCGAGTGCGGCCGAACCCTTCGCTTCGAGTTCCTCGCACACCTCGTCTTGTCGCTCTTGGGCGAGCGTCAAGAACGCACGCTTGTCGACGACGTAGAGAAGATGGACCGACGCACCACGCTCAGCGGCGAACGCGGCGGCGTCTTCCACGATGGGCGTCATCGAATCGCTCCCGTCGATTGGCACGAGGATGGTGTCGTACATCAACTGGAGATTAGACTGCAGGCGTATCAACCCCCTTCGTCGGTTCCCGAATCGTGGGAACTTCCAACCGCTCAACAATCGAAGACGCTGTCGCCGTCCCGAACTCTTGTGGACTGACCCGAGCCGAACTTACGACCACACGAACGAACTCACGACTGCACGAATCCTCACTCGTCGGTACGTTCCGGGCTCTCGCCACCGTCAGATGAAGCATCGTCACCTGAGGCATCGTCGTCTGGTGCATCTTGGTCGTCTTCGACTGCCGTCGCTGACCCAGCTTCTTCGTCGGTCGTCGACTCCGCAGTTGGTTCGTCGGCCCCCACGTACGACTCGGCCCGTCGCTTCCACTCCTGTACTCGTCGTTCAGAGACGTCTGCGGCGGTCGCAATCTCCTCGTCGCCAGCGGTCCGGAGTGCAGACACCGTATCGATGCCACTCGCCACGAGTCGAGTCGCGTACGCTTCGCCGATTCCACGGATGTTCCGCAGGTCCTGTGGGTCGCGTTCTTCTTCGACCACCGTCTCGACGACGGGGACGATTTCGGCGAGTTGCCCGGTCATCGCATCGACGCGGCCATCCAATCCGTCGACTCGTGATTCGAGTTGGTCGACCCGGTCGACGAGGTCTCGATGGGTGTGATCGGCCACTGTGTCGGTCTCCTCCGATGGAGCCGCAGTCACGCCTTCGACGGCTTCCTCGACGCCCGCCGAGGCGACGGCCTCGGTAGCCTGTTCGTCTCCTGCTGTCTCCTCACCGGGTTCGTCTGCTCCGCTATCGGCCGACTCCTCGCTTTGTTCTTGTTCTGTCTCTACCTCTTCTTCCTCTTCTTCCTCCTCTTCCTCTTCTTCCTCCTCTTCCTCCTCTTCCTCTTCTTCCTCTTCTTCTTCACCGTCGCTGTCGCCGTCTGCATCAGATTCAGCACCGTCCTCCTCGTCGTCCAGTCCGTCGTCGGACGCGTCGCGTTCCGCTGCGACGTCGTCCGGAAGGATGTAGACGAGCGCATCCGCAGGTGCGTATCCGATGACGTGCTTTCGCTTCGTGTCCGACGTGAGTACGACCCCGCCCGAGTCGAGCGCTTTGTAGCCACCGCACTCGAAACTGGTTCCATCTGTGAGGTACACCTTCATGAACAATAGTAGGCTGGCTAACAGAATGAGTGTTTTTAGCACGCTCGTTGGGGTTTATCACCTCGCGGGGCGCCCATCGACCAATGAAGGTATTCGTCATCGGCGGAACAGGACTGCTCGGTCGAGCAATCGTCCGACGACTCGTCGACGCCGGCCACGACGTGACGAGTTTCCAACGCGGCGAGACCGACGGTGTCCTCCCCGACGCAGTCACTCGTGTCACCGGTGACCGCGAAGACGGCGACGCACTCCACGCGGCGATTCACGACGCTGACCCATCCGTCGTCGTCGACTTGGCGTGCTTCGATGCCGCGACTGCCCGTGCCGCCGTCGAACGCTGTGCGGACGTGGTCGACCGATACGTCTTCTGCAGTACAATCGACGTGTATCACCGCCCTCCCCCGAAGAACCCCGTCACGGAGTCGAGCCCCCGCAATCCCCCGGTGAGCGACTACGCGGCCGGCAAAATCGCTGCCGAGGACGTATTCTTCGACGCACACGACCCCGACGACTTCGACGTCGTCGTCTTGCGTCCGTGGAACACCTACGGCGAAGGTGGGACGCTCGTCCACTCACTCGGGATGGGGTCGTACTACATCGACAGAATCCGCGCGGGGAAGCCTATCATCGTCCACGGCGATGGGACGTCGCTGTGGGGTCCGTGCCACACCGACGATGTCGCGCGCGCGTTCCGTGGTGCAGTCGAACGCTCCGACGTCGGTGGCCGGGCCTACAACGTCACGAGCGAAGAGACGATGACGTGGAACCAGTACCACCGGCGCGTCGCGTCCGCCCTCGACGCACCCGACCCGACGTTAGTTCACGTCCCGACCGACGTTCTCCGGCGGGTCGCACCAGACCGGACGCGGATGCTCCGCGACCACTTCCAATACAGCACCGTCTTCGACAACACACGTGCCATCTCCGACCTCGGCTTTCGCTACACGGTCGATTTCGAGACGGGCGTCCAGCGAACGGTGGAGTGGCTAGACGAACACGACGGCGTTGACAGCTGGGAGACCGAACCATTCGACGACGCGCTCGCCACGGCGTGGACGGAGACGACCGAGTCGTTCGTCGACCAGTTCGACGGGGCTGTCTAACGTCGCTCGTCAGTTACTTCACTATCCTAACTCCGGCTTTCGAAGAATCAGTTCCTCGCAGGCGTGTTGGTGCGGTTCGCCTGCTGAGTCGTCGTCGAAGACGTAGTCGTCGGCGTGGAGGACTGTCCAGCCATCGTAGTACGACCGCAGTTCACCGGGCTCGTACAGATGCTCGTTGTCACCCCAGTCGGGTGCTGGTGCGACGTCTGGATGGTCGACGAAGGCCCACACTGCGTGGACGCCACCGGGACGAGTCACGTCGCGGAAGTGCTCGAACTGTGACGCTCGGTTCGCTGGACGAATGTACTGCAGTGTGCCAATCGAGTAGACGAGATCCCACTGTGTCTCGAACGTGAGGTCGTTTACGTCGCCTCGGCGAGTGTCGAGTTCGACGCCCCGGTCTGCTGCGAGTCGTTCTGCTTTGTCGAGTCCGTTCGGTGCGATGTCGACTGCAGTCGTGTCGAATCCCTGTTCGGCGAAGTACACCGCGTCGCGTCCCTCTCCTGCACCGATGTCGACGACAGATGGGGCTGCCTCGTCCGAGAGGGCTTCGACGGCACGGGTCGCCAGCCCGTTTGGCTCGGTACCCCAGTAGTAGTCGTCACCGGCGTAGATTCGTTGTAACTCCTCGAATCGCATGACTGAAGCGACTCTATCGTGTCGAATAACGATTGGGTTTCTTAGATATCGTCGAACGGTTCGGGGTACGAAAGCGCCCCGCCCGTCTCCGGGTCGTCGCCGATGGTTGCGACCATGAAGACCTCCGGCGGCGTCTCGAACGGGTTCTCGAACCCGCGAATACCCGCAGGATGAAAACCGAACTGAGAGTAGAATTCGGGTGCCCCGTGGAGGAAGACGAGGTCGAATTCGGCCTCCGAAGCAGCATCGAGTGCTGCTTCGACCAGCGAACTCCCGATTCCACGGCCCTGTTCGTCAGGAAGCACGGCAACCGGTGCGAGGGTGAGCGCCCGAATCGACGGGTCGTCTTCGACCGTAATTCGAGTACAGAGAACGTGGCCGACGACCTCGTCGTCGTCGCCGTCCCGGGCGACGAGAGAGAGCGACGGCTCGAACGCGTCGGTCTCGCGGAGGGCGTCGACTAACACTGCTTCGTCTTCGGTCGGGAAGGCAGCAGCGTGGACCGCTGCGACGGTGTCGGTGTCTGCTGCGGATTCCTGTGTGATGAGGACCATTGGGATAGTTCTCGGCGGACCCGACGGTTAGCTCACTCGTTTCTCTCGAACCGCGAGAATCGACAGTGGATTTTCAGTACGTGCGAGTCGACAACAGAGTATGCTTCCAGCACTGATTGCTGCCTTCGGCCTCGTCGAACTGCTGTTTCCCGACCGGTTCCTCGACGTGGTGACTCGCATGGCCTACGAAGGCGACGGCGACATGACACCGAAGTCGTGGGTGCGGACTGTAGTGAGAATCGAGGGTGCTGTTCTCGTCCTTCTCGCGTTGTTCATCGTCGGTCGGCGGTCCAGTGGCGGGGACGAAGCGGACGACTAAGCGCGTCCTGTTCTGTGGTCGCTGAGTGACTCACAGCTCGTTGCGACTGCTGCAGCTGTCCCAGTGAGTGAGCCAACCGGGAAACGTAGAAGTTGAGAACCGAGACGAGAGACGTTCTGAACGCGATTATGCGAGTTCAGCGAACGCGAGCGACCCGCTCGTGTTCTTGATGTAGACGCGGACAGTCTGGCCTTCCTGGGCGCCGGGGACGAAGATGGTGTACTTCCCGCGCTGGGCGACACCGTCGCCTTTGCGGCCAGTGCCGGTGATTTCGACCTCGTAGGTGCGGCCTTCTTCCACTGCTTCGCGCTGGCGCGTCTTGCTCGCACTGGAGCGCTTCTGAACCGGACGGAAGGCACCACATGCCTCACAGCGGAGCATGTCGACGCCGTCTTCGGTCACGAGACGGGTGTCGGGGAGGCCACACTCCGAGCAGGTGACGTACTCTTCGACGTAGTCGTCGAGCGCCTCTTGGAAGTCCTTGATGGAGAACGACCCACTGTAGCGGGCGCGGTCGCCCTCGAGTTGGCCACTCGTACCGAAGGTGCGCTGGATGGCACTGTGGAGGTGTTCCGTCGTTCGCGAGAGTGCGTCGGCGATTTCACCGAGGTTGGTGAGTCGAGTGAACGCGCCGTCGGTCTCGCCTTCGGGGTCTGGTATTTTCAGACGTTCTTGTTCGACGTTTCGTTCCGGAAGGATATCGAGCGCTCGGTCAAGCGCAGACTGATACTCCATAGGCCTTCGAGAATCTGGCGACGTATAGCCGTTCCGTGAGCGTCTTTCCCGCGGGCGCGACGAGAGGCCCCCGATTCGGATGCTCGATTACGGCACGAGAGGCCCGAAACGGGGCCACTCGGCGACAACTGTCTTCGTTTCACAATCGGTCGCCTCGGAACCGGACGCCACCCCTTCAGTGCTGGCGCTCGAAGCGTGGGCTATGGGATACACGTGGCAGTACTACGACCTCGTCCTCGCCGGAATCTTCGGGAGTCTGGCCGCCGGTGTACTCGTCGGACAGTTCACGGCAGTACAACCGACGACGGCAATCGTCGGATTCAGTTTCGTCGCGGCCGCGGTGATGGGCCACGGACTGTTCGTCAACGGCCCTGTCGACCAACCCACGGACCTCACCGACGAAGTCGACGCGCTGAACTGACCGGTGACGTCCACTCGTCACCGTCTGATTTTCGACCGGGTGCCGCCTGCTCACTCCGACGGCGAGACGACGCGGTTCGTCAGCGTTCCGACGCCCTCGTACCAGATTTCGACCTCGTCACCGGGTTCGACGAGACCGGGGTTCGCCGGACTGCCGAACGAGATGACGTCACCGGGTTTGAACGTGTAGCGCTCCGAGAGGAACGAGACGACTTCGGCGGGTGAAAACAGCATCTGCTGTGTGTTCGCTTCCTGCCGTAACTCACCGCCGACGTGGGTCGTCATGTCGAGGTCCGACGGGTCGACGTCGGTCTCTATCCACGGGCCGAGCGGCCCCGAGCCGTCGAAAGCCTTCCGAGCGGTCCGACCCGGTTGGTCGAGCGCGTCGAGGTCGTTCATGATGGTGTATCCGCGGACGACGTCGGACACCTCGTCTTCGGACACGTTCGTACATTCGCGGTCGATGACCGCGGCCAACTCGCCGGCGTAGGTCAGTTCGTCTGTCCACGCGGGATACTCGATGTCTGCTCCCGGGTCGAGAACCGAGACGGGTGGCTTGATGAACCAATCCGGTTGGTCGGGAATGTCGTAGTCCATCTGGTCGACCGTCGCAGCGTAGTTTCGACCGACGCAGTAGAGCGCAGACGGGTCGCACGGTGCGAGTAGGTCGGCGTCGTCACCGAGGTCGTACTCGTCGCCGTCGGCCGTCACGACGCCATCTTCGTACTCACCGGTCACCACGCCTTCGTCGGTTCGAATCCGTGCCAATCGCATCGCTCTGATGTCTCTCGGCCACGTACTTCAACAGACGTGTCTCCGCAAGATGGCGACGCCGGGAGCTCAGTCCATCTTCGGCATCGACTGGTTCTCCCGGTCGAAGAGGTTGTGAATGCGCTCGGTTCGGTGGGAGTCGAACTGACGTTGACACAGAGCGACCCACGAGTCGGTCTCGGTGTCGTCAGTGGTGTGTGTCGAAGGGCGGTCTGTTTGCAGGGTCGGTTCGTACGTCGGGTGTGTATGTGTGCTCACGGGTGGTGGGTGGTTCGGGTCGAATCGGTCGGTCGGACGGCGATGCTGCGGCGAGGAGAGTTAGTGGTGTACGCGTACGACCGACATGTGTACCCGGCAGTACAAACTAGTCTATAATAAATGTTAATGATTAATCTTCGTCGGCTGTCTGATTGCCCGCCTCGACGTGGAAAACGGAGGGCTGTCGCGCGACTGCGCTTACTCGTGACCCGAAACCCGAACCGGCTGGTAGGGTTCTTCCAGATACTCGATATCCGAAGCTGAGAGTTTGATGTCCAGCGCTTCGACGGCGTCTTCGAGGTGTTCGATGCTCGACGTCCCGACGATTGGGGTGGTGACCCACTCTTTGTGGAACTGCCACGCGAGGGCGATTTGGGCCATCTTCACGTCTTTCTCGGCCGCGAGTTCTTGGACGCGTTCGTTCACCTCGGGACCACCACCTTCCCCGTACGGACGGCCGACATCTGCTTCGTGTTCGCCACGCGTCGTCGATTCGAACTCTTCGTGTGGCCGTGTGAGGAAGCCAGCGGCCATCGGACTCCACGGCATCACGGCGATATCTTCGTTGGCGCAGAACGGCAGCATCTCGCGCTCTTCTTCGCGGTAGGCGAGGTTGTAGAGGTTCTGCATGGAGACGAACCGGTCGAGACCGAGTTCGTCCGACGTGTGGAGTGCGTCGGCGAACTGGTACGCCCACATCGACGAAGCGCCGACGTGTCGGACCTTCCCGCGACGAACTGCGTCGTCGAGGGCACGGAGTGTCTGTTCGATGGGCGTGTCGTAATCCCACCGGTGAATCTGGTAGAGGTCGACGGTGTCCATTCCGAGGCGGTCGAGTGAGTTGTCGAGTTCCTGCTCGATGGTCTTCCGTGAGAGGCCACCCGAGTTCGGGTCGTCGTCGCGCATCTGCCCGTACACCTTCGTGGCGACGACCATCTCGTCGCGGTCGTAGTCGGCGAGGACCTCGCCGAGAATCTCTTCGGACTCGCCGTACGAGTAGACGTTCGCGGTGTCGAAGAAGTTGATACCGAGGTCGATGGCGCGTTCGATGAGTTCACGGCTCTCGTCTCGGTCGAGTGTCCAGTCGTCCCAGTTGGTCCCGAAACTCATACAGCCGAGACAGATTTCACTCACGGTGGTCCCAGTCGACCCGAACGTTGTGTAGTCCATACGGGACGTTCGACGACAGACTAGTTAACGTTCGGTGGGTGACGACAATCGACATCGAGTCGATAGTGGTGCCTTCAATGAACAATATCGTTCGTGATAGTACGGTGTGTGTACGACTCAAGACAGATGAACGCTGTCAACAACGCCAAATTAAAATAGCTCGGCACATTACTGGCCGCGAGGGCTTGTCAGAAGGGCACAATACAGCTCTCGAAAGACGGACCAACCACCACACACCAAGCTCCTGGCGCTCGTGGACGTGCTCACCTCTTGAGTACGCTTCACTCGTCAATGGGAGTCCTCTGTCAGACTCCCCTTCCACCACTCGAGACCGGTTCACCACATCCGTCGCCGGTCTTCCACCAACCACCACGTGGCCCGCAACCTCACCATCGGGCCACCACCACCACCACCATTTGTGCGGAATACTGACCAAATAGCACCTGCTCCGGCGAACCCGCTCCTTCACTCGCGCGAGTCGTACTCCTGATAGATGACGTGCCCACACGACTTGCAGTGTGATGCATCGCGGTCGTGGTGGGCCAACCCGCAGTTCGGGCAGACGACGTTGACTTTGTCTCTGTACGCCCACTCTTTGACGATTTTACTGGCCTGCCACGGGATGAGGATGATGCCGGCCAAGATTGCGGCGACGGTGACCCATCGACCACCCTGCGTGACGGGGACGATGTCGCCGAATCCGACCGTGGTCAGGGCGACGACGACGAAGTAAAACGCGTCACCGAAATTATCGACTGTCGGGTTCACCCGGAACTCGAACGAGTAGAACATCCCCGCGGCGACGAAGAAGATAGTAACCACGGTCAATAGTAACTTCATGACGCGAAGCGTCCCGACCGAGACGGTCCCGAAGAAGAACTCCTCGTCCTGCGTGAAGCGGTAGAACCTGAGGAACCGGATCACGCGTATCGCTCGAAGGAACCCGATGTTCGCCGTGATGACTGCTGCTGGTGAGACGAACACGACGAGCGTCGGCAGAATCGCAAGCAGGTCGACTATCGAGTATGGATTGAAGAGTTCCTTGAGCCGGTTTCTCGCGCCGTACAACCGAAGCACGTACTCTGCGAGGAAGATGAGCGAGATTGCAACCTCGACGTACCAGAACA
The genomic region above belongs to Haloferax marinisediminis and contains:
- a CDS encoding aldo/keto reductase, whose amino-acid sequence is MTRVPHVGLGTMGLDTPAEATAVTTALEMGYRHVDTAQIYENEAVVGDAIEAAETPRDDVFLATKVWADSLAPDDVLRTTRESLDRLGTDYVDLLYVHRPIETYDPPETLAAFDELVDDGLVRAVGVSNFTVAELDEALDLLDAPLVAHQTEYHPLFQRPELLEHAEEHGYSVVAYSPLAGGQVRDVAEVVSVAEKHDVTPESVSLAWLAAKGVCVIPKASSERHLRANLEAVDIDLDAEDIAAIDAVEREVELYPE
- a CDS encoding RAD55 family ATPase, yielding MRIPSGVSGFDELIQGGFLPRRLYVLSGPPGSGKTTFTAQFIAEGLRNGEQCMYITMHETEDELVNDMSSFDFGFETLTNSDGFRYINLVSPKGKHLLNQFSQSGSTSSVQSLTDKIVAFVNSRQVDRLVIDSTMLLRLFFANGSEEMTRFLTALKQGDATTLLISEMTDPSSYADEHFLAHGVIFFHNYLEATGMTRGIQVIKMRGTNIDCDIRSLSFTDNGLVVDPRSKVDL
- the msrB gene encoding peptide-methionine (R)-S-oxide reductase MsrB, whose translation is MSDAEFTLSESEWRDRLSKDAYRVLREQGTEPRFSGEHVDRSDDGVYRCVGCGAELFTSDTKYDSHCGWPSFYAANDSNIELRRDLSHGMDRTEVVCSSCGGHLGHVFDDGPQPTGKRYCINSVVLDFDPDADDA
- a CDS encoding universal stress protein, with amino-acid sequence MYDTILVPIDGSDSMTPIVEDAAAFAAERGASVHLLYVVDKRAFLTLAQERQDEVCEELEAKGSAALETAQETMTEFGVDAELSLRRGDPADEILDYASEIDAGLIAMGTHARFEDNILGSVSRSVVIESDIPVLATPIKAN
- a CDS encoding helix-hairpin-helix domain-containing protein, with amino-acid sequence MKVYLTDGTSFECGGYKALDSGGVVLTSDTKRKHVIGYAPADALVYILPDDVAAERDASDDGLDDEEDGAESDADGDSDGEEEEEEEEEEEEEEEEEEEEEEEEEVETEQEQSEESADSGADEPGEETAGDEQATEAVASAGVEEAVEGVTAAPSEETDTVADHTHRDLVDRVDQLESRVDGLDGRVDAMTGQLAEIVPVVETVVEEERDPQDLRNIRGIGEAYATRLVASGIDTVSALRTAGDEEIATAADVSERRVQEWKRRAESYVGADEPTAESTTDEEAGSATAVEDDQDAPDDDASGDDASSDGGESPERTDE
- a CDS encoding NAD-dependent epimerase/dehydratase family protein, with the translated sequence MKVFVIGGTGLLGRAIVRRLVDAGHDVTSFQRGETDGVLPDAVTRVTGDREDGDALHAAIHDADPSVVVDLACFDAATARAAVERCADVVDRYVFCSTIDVYHRPPPKNPVTESSPRNPPVSDYAAGKIAAEDVFFDAHDPDDFDVVVLRPWNTYGEGGTLVHSLGMGSYYIDRIRAGKPIIVHGDGTSLWGPCHTDDVARAFRGAVERSDVGGRAYNVTSEETMTWNQYHRRVASALDAPDPTLVHVPTDVLRRVAPDRTRMLRDHFQYSTVFDNTRAISDLGFRYTVDFETGVQRTVEWLDEHDGVDSWETEPFDDALATAWTETTESFVDQFDGAV
- a CDS encoding SAM-dependent methyltransferase; the protein is MRFEELQRIYAGDDYYWGTEPNGLATRAVEALSDEAAPSVVDIGAGEGRDAVYFAEQGFDTTAVDIAPNGLDKAERLAADRGVELDTRRGDVNDLTFETQWDLVYSIGTLQYIRPANRASQFEHFRDVTRPGGVHAVWAFVDHPDVAPAPDWGDNEHLYEPGELRSYYDGWTVLHADDYVFDDDSAGEPHQHACEELILRKPELG
- a CDS encoding GNAT family N-acetyltransferase, which encodes MVLITQESAADTDTVAAVHAAAFPTEDEAVLVDALRETDAFEPSLSLVARDGDDDEVVGHVLCTRITVEDDPSIRALTLAPVAVLPDEQGRGIGSSLVEAALDAASEAEFDLVFLHGAPEFYSQFGFHPAGIRGFENPFETPPEVFMVATIGDDPETGGALSYPEPFDDI
- a CDS encoding translation initiation factor IF-2 subunit beta; protein product: MEYQSALDRALDILPERNVEQERLKIPDPEGETDGAFTRLTNLGEIADALSRTTEHLHSAIQRTFGTSGQLEGDRARYSGSFSIKDFQEALDDYVEEYVTCSECGLPDTRLVTEDGVDMLRCEACGAFRPVQKRSSASKTRQREAVEEGRTYEVEITGTGRKGDGVAQRGKYTIFVPGAQEGQTVRVYIKNTSGSLAFAELA
- a CDS encoding fumarylacetoacetate hydrolase family protein — its product is MRLARIRTDEGVVTGEYEDGVVTADGDEYDLGDDADLLAPCDPSALYCVGRNYAATVDQMDYDIPDQPDWFIKPPVSVLDPGADIEYPAWTDELTYAGELAAVIDRECTNVSEDEVSDVVRGYTIMNDLDALDQPGRTARKAFDGSGPLGPWIETDVDPSDLDMTTHVGGELRQEANTQQMLFSPAEVVSFLSERYTFKPGDVISFGSPANPGLVEPGDEVEIWYEGVGTLTNRVVSPSE
- a CDS encoding aldo/keto reductase encodes the protein MDYTTFGSTGTTVSEICLGCMSFGTNWDDWTLDRDESRELIERAIDLGINFFDTANVYSYGESEEILGEVLADYDRDEMVVATKVYGQMRDDDPNSGGLSRKTIEQELDNSLDRLGMDTVDLYQIHRWDYDTPIEQTLRALDDAVRRGKVRHVGASSMWAYQFADALHTSDELGLDRFVSMQNLYNLAYREEEREMLPFCANEDIAVMPWSPMAAGFLTRPHEEFESTTRGEHEADVGRPYGEGGGPEVNERVQELAAEKDVKMAQIALAWQFHKEWVTTPIVGTSSIEHLEDAVEALDIKLSASDIEYLEEPYQPVRVSGHE
- a CDS encoding ion transporter, translating into MAGHASTGHGETPRDVVRFYLLDHQTVVGKAIDIALLVLNVVFVVVFVLETYPFSEAMQTMFWYVEVAISLIFLAEYVLRLYGARNRLKELFNPYSIVDLLAILPTLVVFVSPAAVITANIGFLRAIRVIRFLRFYRFTQDEEFFFGTVSVGTLRVMKLLLTVVTIFFVAAGMFYSFEFRVNPTVDNFGDAFYFVVVALTTVGFGDIVPVTQGGRWVTVAAILAGIILIPWQASKIVKEWAYRDKVNVVCPNCGLAHHDRDASHCKSCGHVIYQEYDSRE